The following proteins are encoded in a genomic region of Aminivibrio sp.:
- a CDS encoding ATP-binding protein produces the protein MFIGRENELEKLHRLYEEKGFQMPVIYGRRRVGKTRLIREFCAGKKTLFYAAIEQNDTEALRMFSDEVLRCLPGKQSSFISSFDSWDSAFRYVADFAREERIVLVIDEFPYIASANPSLPSILQKAIDHYFSGTQLFLILCGSSMSFMEHQVLDYKSPLYGRRTAQFKIQPLDCFDSMKFFPGWKGHEQLYGYGITGGIPQYLLAAGRHGSFRQAVEEEFLAGTGVLFEEPANLMKQEMREPAVYNSILRAIAGGASRQAEISTKVGMPSKSVANYLKALIDLEILRKDYPFGDNNSRKVVYRVKDQLFRFWYRFIPGAMSLIGMGMPDEAFEKMIAPHFSDYFGPVFEDICRQYLVRLNRQKSLRTVYREFARWWGSDPETRQQEEIDIVGSDIEWALFGECKWKGEKTGLREMEKLQKRSTLLLRDKKREYCLFSRAGFTEGLRKEAERTENTMLVNLEKLLGEI, from the coding sequence GTGTTCATCGGCAGAGAGAACGAACTCGAAAAGCTGCACCGGCTTTATGAGGAAAAAGGCTTCCAGATGCCCGTGATCTACGGCCGCAGGCGGGTGGGAAAAACCCGGCTGATCCGTGAATTCTGTGCGGGGAAAAAAACGCTCTTCTATGCGGCGATCGAGCAAAACGATACGGAAGCCCTCCGCATGTTCTCAGACGAAGTGCTCCGGTGCCTCCCCGGGAAGCAGTCGTCCTTCATTTCCTCTTTCGATTCCTGGGACTCGGCCTTCAGATACGTAGCCGACTTTGCCCGGGAAGAGAGAATTGTCCTTGTCATCGACGAATTTCCCTACATCGCCTCAGCCAACCCGTCGCTGCCCTCAATCCTCCAGAAAGCCATCGATCATTATTTCTCCGGGACACAGCTTTTTCTCATCCTGTGCGGATCCTCCATGAGCTTCATGGAACACCAGGTTCTGGACTACAAAAGCCCCCTCTACGGCAGGCGGACCGCCCAGTTCAAAATCCAGCCCCTCGACTGCTTTGACAGCATGAAGTTTTTCCCGGGCTGGAAAGGACACGAACAGCTCTACGGATACGGAATCACCGGAGGAATACCCCAGTACCTCCTTGCTGCAGGGCGTCACGGCAGCTTCAGACAGGCCGTCGAAGAGGAGTTTCTGGCAGGGACCGGCGTCCTGTTCGAGGAGCCGGCCAATCTCATGAAACAGGAAATGCGGGAGCCCGCGGTCTACAATTCCATCCTTCGGGCCATCGCAGGGGGTGCAAGCCGCCAGGCCGAAATTTCCACCAAGGTCGGCATGCCGTCAAAAAGCGTGGCGAACTACCTCAAGGCTCTCATCGACCTGGAGATACTCCGGAAAGACTACCCCTTCGGGGACAACAACAGCAGAAAAGTGGTCTACCGGGTGAAAGACCAGCTCTTCCGCTTCTGGTACCGGTTCATCCCCGGCGCCATGTCCCTCATCGGGATGGGGATGCCGGACGAGGCTTTCGAAAAGATGATCGCTCCTCATTTCAGCGACTACTTCGGCCCAGTGTTCGAGGATATCTGCCGCCAGTACCTTGTCCGTCTGAACAGGCAGAAAAGTCTGCGTACAGTCTACCGGGAATTTGCCCGCTGGTGGGGCAGCGACCCGGAAACCAGGCAGCAGGAGGAAATCGACATCGTGGGATCCGACATTGAGTGGGCCCTTTTCGGGGAGTGCAAATGGAAAGGCGAGAAGACCGGTCTGCGGGAAATGGAAAAACTGCAGAAGCGCTCCACGCTGCTGCTGAGGGACAAAAAACGGGAATACTGCCTCTTCAG
- a CDS encoding GIY-YIG nuclease family protein: MERSYYVYLLANANNRVLYTGITNNLKRRLFEHKHGLVEGFTKKYRVHKLVYFEETNDVNTAIAREKEIKGWIRAKKNALVEKENPSWSDLSKGWEVDSSLPEK, from the coding sequence ATGGAGCGTTCCTATTACGTCTACCTTCTTGCAAATGCCAACAACAGGGTGCTGTATACCGGAATCACGAACAATCTGAAGCGGCGGCTTTTTGAGCACAAGCACGGTCTTGTAGAAGGGTTTACGAAGAAGTATCGCGTTCATAAGCTGGTGTATTTCGAGGAGACGAATGATGTGAATACTGCGATAGCAAGAGAAAAGGAAATAAAGGGATGGATCAGGGCGAAGAAAAATGCCCTTGTCGAGAAAGAGAATCCAAGTTGGAGTGATCTGAGCAAGGGATGGGAGGTCGATTCTTCCCTTCCGGAAAAGTGA